From Xylocopilactobacillus apis, a single genomic window includes:
- the mazE gene encoding type II toxin-antitoxin system PemI/MazE family antitoxin translates to MFEVKTIKRGNSLALSLPSSAGFKPGQTWLLIPNDDGNGFILVPKLENSYKDAEPMSLYSGEEWTDIDFKKVE, encoded by the coding sequence ATGTTCGAAGTTAAGACAATAAAACGAGGTAATTCATTAGCATTATCTTTACCAAGTAGTGCGGGTTTTAAGCCAGGGCAGACATGGCTTTTGATTCCTAATGACGATGGAAATGGTTTTATTTTAGTTCCAAAACTTGAAAATTCTTATAAAGATGCTGAACCAATGTCTCTATATTCTGGAGAAGAGTGGACAGACATAGATTTTAAAAAGGTGGAATAG
- a CDS encoding restriction endonuclease subunit S: protein MTNKKNVPEIRFEGFSGEWVEKKLGEVAKRIIRKNKNNEPLPPLTISAQYGLISQQTFFDKQIASKDTTGYFLIKKGEFAYNKSYSHGYPWGTIKRLDKYNKGVLSTLYIVFKATNISSQFLIAYYDSNCWYREVSKIATEGARNHGLLNISPLDFFDTKLYLSIEDSEQAKIGSFLSNIDNLLTTSKQKTEKLKSLKKALLQKMFPSEKQSTPDIRFEGFIDEWNKYRLGDVVNFINGRAYKQHELLDNGKYPVLRVGNFYTNEKWYYSDLELPEKNYADNGDLLYTWSASFGPHIWKGKKVIFHYHIWKVELSEKLKLNFTLQILEADKSQLLNNTNGSTMIHVTKAEMENKIISIPSIPEQTRIGQLFAKIDELIAMSEHKSQKIEELKKALLQKMFV from the coding sequence ATGACGAACAAGAAAAATGTTCCTGAAATTAGGTTTGAGGGATTTAGTGGTGAGTGGGTTGAGAAGAAATTAGGAGAAGTTGCAAAAAGAATTATTAGAAAAAACAAAAATAATGAACCTTTACCGCCTTTAACAATATCCGCTCAATACGGCCTAATATCTCAACAAACTTTTTTCGATAAACAAATTGCAAGCAAAGATACAACAGGATATTTTTTGATAAAAAAAGGTGAATTTGCATATAACAAAAGCTACTCTCATGGATACCCTTGGGGAACTATAAAACGATTGGATAAATACAATAAAGGTGTTTTATCAACGCTATACATTGTTTTCAAAGCCACAAATATTTCATCTCAATTTCTAATTGCATATTACGATTCTAATTGTTGGTATAGAGAAGTTTCAAAAATCGCAACTGAAGGTGCACGAAACCATGGATTACTCAATATATCTCCATTGGATTTTTTTGATACAAAACTATATTTGTCTATTGAAGATTCTGAACAAGCCAAAATCGGTTCTTTCCTATCAAACATTGACAACCTACTCACAACCTCCAAACAAAAGACAGAAAAACTAAAGTCCCTTAAAAAAGCACTTTTGCAGAAGATGTTTCCTAGTGAAAAGCAAAGTACCCCCGACATTAGATTCGAAGGTTTTATTGATGAGTGGAATAAATACCGTTTGGGAGATGTAGTCAACTTTATTAACGGTAGAGCTTATAAACAACATGAACTACTAGATAATGGAAAATATCCTGTTCTAAGGGTCGGTAATTTTTATACCAATGAAAAGTGGTACTATTCTGATTTAGAATTACCAGAAAAAAATTATGCTGATAATGGAGATCTTTTATATACGTGGTCAGCCTCTTTTGGTCCTCATATTTGGAAAGGTAAAAAAGTTATATTTCATTACCATATTTGGAAAGTAGAATTATCAGAAAAACTCAAACTAAATTTCACATTACAAATATTGGAAGCCGATAAATCCCAGCTTTTAAATAATACAAATGGCTCAACAATGATTCATGTTACAAAAGCTGAGATGGAAAATAAAATTATTTCCATCCCCTCTATCCCCGAACAAACTCGCATTGGCCAACTATTCGCCAAAATCGACGAGCTCATCGCCATGAGCGAACACAAATCCCAAAAAATTGAAGAACTCAAAAAAGCACTTCTCCAAAAAATGTTTGTCTAA
- a CDS encoding DEAD/DEAH box helicase family protein, giving the protein MAEEKFEQAILTKLQSEGWTYNEVLSGCSDDKLYDHWRDILNRNNRTKLDGTPLSDQEFNSLKIELNKNKTPYEAQLVLAGAGNIGTLPLTRDDGTQLEIEIFYGDEIAGGRSEYEVVNQITFNHLPTTLSQKRRIDILLLINGLPVAHVEEKDEALQNQWNAFEQLQKYDGDGMYTGLMSFVQVQFILSQHSAHYLARPKNCDSYNRDFVFGWRDDEGKDVTNTMEFTHQEMGIPALHRLVTTNMIPDAANDNLMVMRSYQIQATRAILDRMREMEQNHLVEKEGGYIWHTTGSGKTVTSFKVAQLIAAMPRVQHVLFIVDRVDLVNQTYENFKSYAYKTFENRIKIVDGHQLKKDIKDQISHVFLITVQGLDKAVKSGLTSEQRMVIIMDEAHRSASGDAVSRIKKALPKTTWFGFTGTPNFYSDEVKDIKTSRNVSTYDIFGKRLHRYTIKDAIGDGNVLGFDVSYYKTAIEAENSDQKTDKEMEKAVYNTTSYHESVVQDIIDHWDDNSSGPLIGGIRQKKYFQAMFAVSGKQAAVEYYNLFKTLAPQLKVTMSYSRDEDNGVGTANLQESLKTAMSDYQKMFNTMNFLDSPNSERSFLNDITKRLARKKPYNHNDPNDILDLVIVSDQLLTGFDSKFVNIIYLDKVLAEGLLIQAMSRTNRVLNKEAKPYGKVRFYRKGELMEENVSQALVIYTKGGNDTIADAEKPSSPKEQQDLMNNDILAPKMSTQIEDITPKIEELKKLAGDDFSQEPVGEKEQMKFVLTAQEVNSAVQKMVQQGFQFGTEVEKVDESGNSTGETVELPIQSIDELSALQARMNDVNEKLPKKKQMDFTDYKISVEKYSSEIIDYDYLIELLNNYMDEKTPENEAAIKEHVESSKSMEELDLKRLLEGILAGHFHKHFTSQSFKNVIKEIHKENQELELNRWAYENGYNSEDIFEAYQLFIPGVDIKNNPSLNSKVNEINTKLDLSFKKKKELKEKLIEQFEKMDK; this is encoded by the coding sequence ATGGCAGAAGAAAAATTTGAACAAGCGATCCTAACCAAACTCCAAAGCGAAGGCTGGACATACAACGAAGTCCTCTCCGGCTGCTCCGATGATAAATTGTACGACCACTGGCGTGACATTTTAAATCGCAACAATCGCACTAAATTGGACGGTACACCTCTCTCAGACCAGGAGTTCAACTCGCTTAAAATTGAACTCAATAAGAACAAGACGCCCTACGAAGCACAGCTTGTATTGGCCGGTGCCGGAAACATTGGAACTCTTCCGCTAACCCGTGACGACGGCACACAACTAGAAATTGAAATATTCTATGGCGACGAAATTGCTGGCGGCCGATCAGAGTACGAGGTCGTCAACCAGATCACTTTTAACCATCTCCCGACGACTCTCAGCCAAAAGCGACGGATCGACATTTTGCTCCTAATCAATGGCCTGCCCGTTGCTCATGTCGAAGAAAAAGACGAAGCGCTGCAAAATCAGTGGAACGCTTTTGAGCAGTTACAAAAATACGATGGAGACGGGATGTACACTGGTCTGATGAGCTTCGTGCAGGTTCAATTCATCCTCTCGCAGCATTCTGCTCACTATCTCGCTCGCCCTAAAAATTGCGATTCCTACAACCGCGATTTTGTTTTCGGCTGGCGCGATGACGAAGGAAAAGATGTCACCAACACAATGGAATTCACTCATCAGGAAATGGGCATCCCGGCACTTCATCGTCTCGTGACAACCAACATGATCCCGGATGCCGCCAACGACAACCTCATGGTCATGAGATCATATCAGATCCAAGCAACGCGCGCCATCCTTGATCGGATGCGGGAAATGGAACAAAACCATCTCGTCGAAAAAGAAGGCGGCTACATCTGGCACACCACTGGTTCTGGAAAAACGGTCACCTCGTTTAAGGTTGCCCAGTTAATCGCTGCAATGCCAAGGGTTCAGCACGTGCTTTTTATCGTGGATCGAGTCGATCTTGTTAATCAAACTTACGAAAATTTCAAAAGTTACGCTTATAAAACTTTCGAAAATCGGATTAAAATCGTTGACGGTCATCAGCTGAAAAAAGACATCAAAGATCAAATTTCTCACGTTTTTCTCATCACTGTCCAAGGTCTCGACAAAGCTGTGAAATCAGGGCTCACATCTGAGCAGCGCATGGTTATCATTATGGACGAAGCTCATCGTTCGGCTAGTGGCGATGCTGTTTCTCGCATCAAAAAAGCGCTGCCAAAGACAACCTGGTTTGGTTTTACAGGGACGCCTAACTTCTACTCCGATGAGGTCAAAGATATCAAAACGTCGCGCAACGTTTCGACCTATGATATTTTTGGCAAAAGACTCCACCGTTATACGATTAAAGACGCAATCGGTGACGGCAACGTCCTCGGATTTGACGTTAGCTATTACAAAACTGCGATTGAAGCTGAAAATAGCGATCAAAAGACCGACAAAGAGATGGAAAAAGCGGTCTACAATACCACTAGTTATCATGAATCAGTCGTTCAAGACATTATTGACCATTGGGATGACAATTCATCCGGCCCCTTAATCGGCGGCATTCGTCAGAAGAAGTATTTCCAAGCAATGTTTGCCGTTTCAGGAAAACAAGCTGCCGTCGAATACTATAATTTATTCAAAACCTTGGCTCCTCAACTCAAGGTTACAATGTCTTACTCTCGCGACGAAGACAACGGAGTTGGCACCGCAAACTTGCAGGAATCTTTGAAAACTGCGATGTCCGACTATCAAAAAATGTTCAACACAATGAACTTTCTTGATAGCCCTAATTCTGAGCGCTCTTTTCTAAATGACATCACTAAGCGTCTTGCTCGCAAAAAGCCATACAATCACAATGACCCCAACGACATTCTTGATCTGGTAATCGTCTCAGATCAGCTGCTGACCGGATTCGATTCAAAATTCGTTAACATCATCTACCTTGATAAAGTTTTAGCTGAAGGATTGCTCATCCAGGCGATGTCTCGAACTAATCGAGTTCTCAACAAAGAAGCAAAACCTTACGGCAAAGTCCGTTTTTACCGCAAAGGTGAGCTGATGGAGGAAAATGTCAGTCAGGCTCTTGTCATCTACACCAAGGGAGGTAACGACACGATCGCTGATGCCGAAAAGCCGTCATCGCCAAAAGAACAGCAAGATTTGATGAACAACGATATTTTAGCCCCTAAAATGTCAACCCAAATCGAGGATATTACGCCAAAAATTGAGGAACTCAAGAAACTGGCAGGCGATGATTTCTCTCAAGAACCAGTTGGTGAAAAAGAACAAATGAAGTTCGTTTTAACTGCTCAAGAAGTTAACAGTGCCGTTCAAAAAATGGTGCAGCAAGGTTTCCAATTCGGTACAGAAGTGGAAAAAGTAGATGAATCTGGCAACTCGACTGGCGAAACTGTTGAACTCCCGATCCAGTCAATTGATGAGCTCAGCGCTCTGCAGGCCCGAATGAATGATGTCAACGAAAAGTTGCCTAAAAAGAAACAAATGGATTTCACTGATTACAAAATTTCGGTTGAAAAATATTCAAGTGAGATCATTGACTACGATTACTTAATCGAGCTTTTGAATAACTATATGGATGAAAAAACGCCAGAAAACGAAGCTGCAATCAAAGAACACGTCGAATCATCAAAATCAATGGAGGAGTTAGATTTAAAACGCTTGCTAGAGGGTATCTTGGCGGGACATTTCCATAAGCACTTTACGTCGCAAAGTTTTAAAAATGTCATTAAGGAAATTCACAAAGAGAATCAAGAACTCGAACTTAACCGCTGGGCGTATGAAAATGGCTATAATTCAGAAGATATCTTCGAAGCCTACCAATTATTCATTCCTGGCGTCGATATCAAAAATAACCCCAGCCTAAACAGCAAGGTTAATGAAATTAATACCAAATTGGATCTATCATTTAAAAAGAAAAAAGAACTTAAAGAGAAACTAATTGAGCAGTTTGAAAAGATGGATAAGTAG
- a CDS encoding type I restriction-modification system subunit M: MALSAKDKATVWQTLNDTRGKIEPSEYKNYVFGVMFYKFLSEKAQKWIDGMLGADESWTEVWADDAESAASEMKSELGYAIKPGEMFEDWQKAIDTGEFNIMKVSDSINHFNQSIAENAKSVFGGIFDDMDLTSSRLGSNAATRTSTMMDWINMISKIENDDSTDVLGDLYEYLIGMFAANSGAKAGEFYTPHQVSDIMARILTEGRENLDDYSLYDPALGSGSLLLTTASYVKSGKVSYYGQEVITTTFNLARMNLLMHGVPFYNVHIKNGDTLEDDWPDGSVNGIDSPRMFDAVMANPPYSLKWDNTGREDDPRFRAGVAPKSKADYAFLLHGLYHLKQNGRMAIVLPHGVLFRGAAEGKIRELLLKERHIKTIIGLPEKIFTNTGIPTIIMVLEKNRESDDVLFIDASKGFEKQKNSNKLRQEDIDKIITTALERQDVDKYAHVASMQEIIDNDYNLNIPRYVDTFEEEVPVDAKALLSDMREINKEEAKLTAEINQMMEELVGTNPDAQETLDLLKQVLK; the protein is encoded by the coding sequence ATGGCTTTAAGTGCTAAAGATAAGGCGACGGTGTGGCAAACCCTCAACGATACGCGGGGAAAAATCGAACCTTCCGAATACAAAAATTACGTCTTTGGCGTGATGTTTTACAAATTTCTTTCGGAAAAGGCGCAGAAATGGATTGATGGAATGCTGGGGGCTGATGAGAGCTGGACTGAAGTCTGGGCAGACGATGCCGAAAGCGCTGCTAGTGAAATGAAATCTGAGCTCGGTTACGCAATTAAACCTGGCGAGATGTTTGAAGATTGGCAAAAAGCGATCGACACCGGTGAATTTAACATCATGAAAGTCTCAGATTCGATCAATCACTTTAACCAAAGCATCGCAGAAAATGCCAAAAGCGTCTTCGGTGGAATTTTTGACGATATGGATCTCACCTCAAGTCGTTTGGGAAGCAATGCGGCAACAAGAACCTCCACCATGATGGACTGGATCAACATGATCTCCAAAATTGAAAACGATGACTCCACTGACGTACTTGGCGATCTATACGAATATCTGATCGGAATGTTTGCCGCCAACTCGGGTGCGAAGGCAGGCGAGTTCTATACGCCTCACCAAGTTTCTGACATTATGGCTCGAATTTTGACCGAAGGCCGCGAAAATCTAGACGACTACTCACTCTATGATCCAGCGCTAGGTTCTGGATCTCTTCTTTTGACAACTGCTTCTTACGTTAAAAGCGGTAAGGTCAGCTATTACGGTCAAGAAGTCATCACCACCACTTTCAACCTTGCCCGAATGAACCTCTTGATGCACGGCGTGCCTTTCTACAACGTCCACATCAAAAACGGTGACACTCTAGAAGACGATTGGCCGGACGGATCTGTCAATGGAATCGATAGTCCCCGCATGTTCGACGCTGTCATGGCAAATCCACCCTATTCGCTAAAATGGGATAATACTGGCCGCGAAGATGATCCTCGCTTTCGAGCTGGTGTTGCACCCAAATCTAAAGCTGACTACGCGTTTTTACTGCATGGACTCTATCATTTAAAGCAAAACGGCCGGATGGCGATCGTTTTGCCGCACGGAGTGCTATTTAGAGGTGCTGCCGAAGGAAAAATTCGCGAACTACTATTAAAAGAACGCCATATCAAAACCATTATCGGACTGCCTGAAAAGATTTTTACCAACACGGGAATTCCGACCATAATTATGGTCTTGGAGAAAAATCGTGAATCCGATGACGTATTATTTATTGATGCTTCGAAAGGTTTTGAAAAGCAGAAAAACAGCAACAAGCTCCGTCAAGAAGATATCGACAAAATCATCACCACTGCTTTGGAGCGCCAAGATGTCGACAAATATGCGCATGTAGCATCAATGCAAGAAATCATCGACAACGACTATAATCTAAATATTCCTCGTTACGTTGACACTTTTGAAGAGGAAGTTCCCGTCGATGCCAAGGCTCTTCTTAGCGATATGCGCGAGATTAACAAAGAAGAAGCAAAACTTACCGCTGAAATCAATCAAATGATGGAAGAACTCGTCGGTACTAACCCGGATGCTCAAGAAACTCTTGATCTGTTGAAGCAGGTACTCAAATGA
- a CDS encoding PH domain-containing protein — protein sequence MSKLCAICNTEIGMMTNKVQINGMWVCESHLKQAGFKNANDALKNIDRFSFDELQRALLSNVNLKEAIEGDKSSRMDEIKAQFEAAQVSDLFGTKKEVKALPDILQSNEVVKYATSGVIAGGTVLMVLTDSRILFVDKGLVYGFKSTEIPLNMVNSVSYSTGMLLGKISITNGAITTSVDDVSKSSAPIMVDRIKTEMAKVHQQSHGADKDLVSQLRELKSLVDEGILTEEEFSAKKKQMLNLK from the coding sequence ATGAGCAAACTGTGTGCAATTTGTAATACCGAAATTGGAATGATGACCAACAAAGTTCAGATCAATGGAATGTGGGTTTGCGAGTCCCATTTAAAGCAAGCGGGTTTCAAAAACGCGAACGATGCTTTGAAGAATATCGATCGATTTTCATTTGATGAATTACAAAGAGCTCTTTTAAGTAATGTCAATTTAAAAGAGGCGATTGAAGGGGATAAAAGTTCCCGGATGGACGAAATTAAGGCGCAGTTTGAAGCGGCTCAGGTTTCCGATTTGTTCGGAACTAAGAAGGAAGTAAAAGCTTTGCCTGACATTTTACAGTCAAACGAAGTTGTTAAATATGCGACGAGTGGAGTAATTGCAGGCGGAACGGTTTTAATGGTACTGACGGACAGCAGGATTCTATTTGTTGATAAAGGTCTAGTGTATGGATTTAAATCAACTGAAATTCCATTAAACATGGTTAATAGTGTTTCATATTCTACGGGTATGCTGCTTGGAAAAATCAGTATCACCAATGGTGCAATTACAACTAGTGTCGATGATGTCAGCAAATCTTCGGCTCCCATTATGGTTGATCGAATTAAGACCGAAATGGCTAAAGTACACCAACAAAGTCATGGTGCTGATAAAGATCTAGTCTCACAACTGAGAGAATTGAAATCTTTAGTAGACGAAGGGATTCTCACCGAGGAAGAATTCTCTGCGAAAAAGAAACAGATGTTAAATTTAAAATAG
- a CDS encoding very short patch repair endonuclease, giving the protein MSNHIITREQRSFNMSQIRSTNTKPEIKLRKALWNRGVRYRKNLNTLPGKPDIAITKSKIAVFIDGEFWHGYKWNENKNNIHSNRDYWIPKIEKNINRDKEINQQLKMMEWKVLRFWSKDVIKNTEYCVEKILLLVRS; this is encoded by the coding sequence TTGTCTAATCATATTATTACAAGAGAGCAGAGATCTTTCAACATGTCTCAAATTCGCTCTACCAATACAAAACCTGAAATTAAACTTAGAAAAGCTTTATGGAACAGAGGAGTTAGGTATCGAAAAAATCTTAATACACTTCCTGGAAAACCTGATATAGCTATTACTAAAAGTAAAATTGCGGTATTTATAGATGGTGAGTTTTGGCATGGTTACAAATGGAATGAAAATAAAAATAACATCCATAGTAACCGTGATTATTGGATTCCAAAAATTGAAAAAAATATAAATAGGGATAAAGAAATTAATCAGCAGCTTAAGATGATGGAATGGAAAGTTCTTCGATTTTGGTCAAAAGATGTAATAAAAAATACAGAATATTGTGTAGAGAAAATTTTATTGTTGGTTAGAAGTTAA
- a CDS encoding AbiH family protein — protein MKQLLVIGNGFDLQCGLKSNYNDFFSERFKEVFDIDDFKDCKRAACKITNYIEKNGFMYEGLNKKIDYFHGYKLKRKKEGIEITRWDCFFLFSQVFLEDTNNLQWQGVENIIYNVVSIALDPSFESNLEFKHNSESDDTEKEKYYKAINYLSTIGDNSPDTIATELLNDLNQFEEIFADYIVKQVLNNRNFQDFYPNLLSRLIKNLDQTEEEKPVNVDVISFNYSLTLPFKEKFNRDHGDKVHILSWSNIHGVAFFKDSAAEQAVLQSISYVSGFHLPAPIFGIDNHDILSDGKQDDPRIIFTKSFRLIDNNVNIIRDDMSYENIDLITIYGHSLARADYSYFETIFDNCDIYSSKTKLEFYYHPGDHAQLEKRKAVRKVVNLLTDYGNTLDGRHGENIVNKMILENRLQVIDSTTL, from the coding sequence TTGAAACAATTACTTGTTATTGGAAATGGGTTTGATTTACAGTGTGGATTAAAATCAAACTACAATGATTTTTTTAGTGAACGATTTAAAGAAGTATTTGATATTGATGATTTTAAAGATTGTAAAAGAGCAGCGTGTAAAATTACTAATTATATAGAAAAAAACGGTTTTATGTATGAAGGCTTAAATAAAAAAATAGATTACTTTCATGGCTATAAGCTTAAACGGAAAAAAGAAGGGATTGAAATAACTCGTTGGGATTGTTTCTTTTTGTTTTCGCAAGTTTTCTTAGAAGATACTAACAATCTTCAATGGCAAGGTGTAGAAAATATTATTTACAATGTTGTCTCAATTGCACTTGATCCTTCGTTTGAATCAAATCTAGAATTTAAACATAATTCGGAAAGTGATGATACCGAAAAAGAAAAATATTATAAGGCAATAAATTATCTATCTACTATTGGTGACAACTCTCCCGATACGATTGCAACTGAATTATTAAACGATCTCAATCAGTTTGAAGAAATATTTGCTGATTATATTGTTAAACAAGTTTTAAATAACCGTAATTTTCAGGATTTTTATCCAAATTTACTTTCACGGTTGATAAAAAATTTAGATCAAACAGAAGAAGAGAAACCCGTAAATGTTGATGTAATTTCATTTAATTATTCATTGACTCTCCCTTTCAAGGAAAAATTTAATAGAGATCATGGAGACAAAGTTCATATATTGAGCTGGAGCAACATTCATGGCGTAGCTTTTTTTAAAGATTCAGCTGCAGAGCAGGCTGTGTTGCAAAGTATATCCTACGTTAGTGGATTTCATCTCCCGGCTCCTATCTTTGGAATCGATAACCACGACATTTTATCTGACGGAAAACAAGATGATCCAAGAATTATATTTACCAAATCATTCAGATTGATTGATAACAACGTTAACATCATCAGAGATGATATGAGCTACGAAAATATCGATTTAATTACGATTTATGGGCATTCATTAGCGCGGGCAGACTATTCGTATTTTGAAACAATTTTTGACAATTGCGATATTTATTCTTCAAAAACAAAACTTGAATTCTATTATCACCCTGGGGATCATGCACAATTAGAAAAGAGAAAAGCTGTTCGAAAAGTTGTAAATTTATTAACGGACTATGGTAATACGCTCGATGGCAGACATGGAGAAAATATAGTTAATAAGATGATTTTAGAAAATCGATTACAAGTTATCGACAGTACTACTCTTTAG
- a CDS encoding NgoFVII family restriction endonuclease produces the protein MTVWEFYSKEQQQDYISFIKMYASLSKMFNQKSSTTGAPYLDSKFQETIYSRSFGAKEVDVGNTPHDMLSVFGSKRIGIGIKTWLNSRESYQKVMQLKAYKSEIEKVIISGKLEDIAYKISSIKNEKLKTDYARLGLSDNGSDNIYHYITRDEGKLVIHETAYPLVNINNLKEFNMTKTSFSFTDGLKDYKFTFGDSQIWMKFGKTSDCTLIDEIYVGIIDDPFQFLKEAFENRNKIVLYDDIKPKEKSDAVYLPLYSIQGKGEVPSKSGLNAFNGAPKSRGSNRDRPEAEAYIPIPAEFRNKYPYWFDDSVDIRKYDQYKTITGKSSIELELHLPNGKVYPARLAQENFKSLQTNPQSALGKWLLYDVLHLEKKEIVTRTILNKAGFDSVRIWHEDPDNKKELWIDFAPLGSYELFMGRKDSSDFTDLNDD, from the coding sequence ATGACAGTTTGGGAATTTTATAGCAAAGAACAGCAGCAAGACTATATAAGTTTTATAAAAATGTATGCGTCTTTATCAAAAATGTTTAATCAAAAGTCTAGTACAACAGGTGCTCCTTATTTGGATTCAAAATTTCAAGAAACCATTTATTCTAGAAGTTTTGGCGCAAAAGAGGTTGATGTTGGAAATACACCACATGATATGCTTTCTGTTTTTGGTTCTAAAAGAATAGGCATCGGAATTAAAACTTGGCTTAACAGTAGAGAATCATACCAAAAAGTAATGCAGTTAAAGGCTTATAAATCTGAGATAGAGAAAGTTATAATCAGTGGAAAATTGGAAGATATAGCCTATAAAATATCTTCAATAAAAAACGAAAAATTAAAAACTGATTATGCTAGGCTTGGATTAAGTGATAATGGTTCTGATAACATTTATCATTATATAACTCGTGATGAAGGGAAGCTGGTTATTCACGAAACTGCTTATCCGCTTGTGAATATTAATAATTTAAAAGAATTCAATATGACCAAAACATCATTTTCCTTCACAGATGGACTAAAGGACTATAAATTTACTTTTGGAGACAGCCAAATATGGATGAAATTCGGTAAAACTTCTGACTGTACATTGATAGATGAAATTTATGTAGGTATAATTGATGATCCTTTTCAATTTTTGAAGGAAGCTTTTGAAAATAGAAATAAAATTGTTCTTTATGATGATATAAAACCAAAAGAAAAGTCAGATGCGGTTTATCTCCCTTTATATTCAATACAAGGTAAAGGCGAAGTGCCTTCTAAGTCAGGATTAAATGCTTTTAACGGTGCTCCAAAATCTCGTGGCAGTAATAGAGATCGTCCTGAAGCAGAAGCTTATATACCAATTCCCGCAGAATTTAGAAATAAATACCCGTATTGGTTTGATGATAGTGTAGATATACGTAAGTATGATCAATATAAAACAATTACGGGAAAATCTTCAATAGAATTAGAACTTCATTTACCGAATGGCAAAGTTTATCCTGCTAGGTTGGCTCAAGAAAACTTCAAATCACTGCAGACAAACCCACAAAGTGCTCTTGGTAAATGGCTTTTATACGATGTACTTCATCTTGAGAAAAAAGAAATAGTCACGAGAACAATTTTAAACAAAGCTGGCTTTGATTCTGTAAGAATTTGGCATGAAGATCCTGATAATAAAAAGGAGTTATGGATAGATTTTGCACCGTTAGGCTCTTATGAATTATTTATGGGGCGCAAAGACAGCAGTGATTTTACTGATTTAAATGATGATTGA